In Bacteroidales bacterium, the DNA window CAATCTTTATTATTTTTGAAAAAATGCTTTTGAATGAAAAAAGCAATTATTATTGTTTTTTCATTGGCTTTTGTTTTTAGGAACTTCATTATAGCTCAATATATTCCAATTCATCTTTTGCATCAACAAGAATTTGGCTCTATAACCTTTGAGCCTTCTACTCCAATAACAAGTAAGAATAACTCATCATGTCAGCTCGAAAAAATTATTTTTGGATGGCATCCTTATTGGTCGAACGGTCTGGAGGTCAATTATCAATGGAATCTGATCTCGGATCTATGCTATTTCAGCTATGAATTTGATCCTGCTACAGGCAATCCAACCAACACACACAATTGGGCAACAGCATCTGTTGTAACTACTGCTCTAAATCAGGGCAAAAGAGTCAGTCTATGCATAACTCTTTTTTCAAATCATGGAACTTTTCTTACTTCTTCTACTGCAAGAAGTAATCTTATTACCAATGTTCTCAATGCAGTTCAAAACAGAAATGCACATGGAATCAATATCGATTTTGAAGGAGTAAGTAGTACTTATAAAACTCAATTAACTAGTTTTATACAACAAATCGCAGATTCTCTACACCAACGTATCCCTAACTCTATTCTTACTGTTGCTCTTCCAGCTGTCGACTGGAGCAATGTGTGGGACATAGCTGCCTTGAATTCGTACGTTGATTATTTTATCATTATGGGGTATGATTATTACTACAGTGGAAGTACAACTGCAGGTCCCTCAGCTCCACTTTATACCTTCGGAAGTTTTGATTATAACTATAGCAGAACCATTACTTCTTATCTAAATAAAGGTATTCCTCCCCAAAAACTTTTGATGGGTGTTCCCTATTATGGCATTGAATGGCAAACTACATCGCTTACCATACCTTCTTCAACGGTGACTACAGGATCGAGTCGAACATACAAAACTGTTCGTACCAATGCTTCTGGAAATTACAATTCCGCCAACCAACGTTGGGAAGCTAATAGCATGAGCAACTATTGGGCTTACACGTCGGCAGGCAAATACTATCAGTGCTGGGTAGACAACGTCAAAAGCATGGCGAGAAAGTTTGAATTTATTAACATGAGGGGACTAGCAGGTATAGGTATTTGGGCATTAGGCTATGATGATGGATACACAGATTTTTGGGACCTTATCGCTAGCAAATTTTCTACCTGTTCGAATGTTGCTTGTTCCGACACCATCTACGATATGGGTGGCCCAGGGAGAAATTATTATGACAATGAAAATCTTGTCTTCACCTTACGCCCAACCAATGCCGTCCGTGTAATGATACAATTTCATCAATTCGAACTTGAAGCGGGATATGATAGCTTGTGGATTTACGACGGACCAAACACATCTTCTCCACTCATCGGGGGTTATTCTGGAACCAACTCTCCAGGCAATATTTCCTCAACGCAGCCATACCTAACCATACGATTCCGTAGCAATGGCACTACTACTAAAATAGGATGGATGGCAACCTATCAATGCATCTACGATGATATTCCCCCTATCACATCCATTCTTCCCTATTCCCAATGGATAACCGATACAACTTGGATTTATTTCGAAGATCAAGACAATACCGAAGTCATTTATCAGTTTTGGAATTTAGCACAATTTAAGAACCAAACCTATCGAGGAGATCCTAATCAAGGTTTTTTATATGAAACATTCGATGATTCTCTACCAACGAATGCCATTACATACGTTGGGGATTGGACTGTCTCACAATCAACCCTGATCCAGCTTGATTCCTCCGAAGGCAACACCAACTTATCTTTCCCTCTTAAGCAAGACAGCTCTCACATTTACCTTTATTCTTTGCGTTTTCGGTTTGGTTCCCCTGATCATACCAACAATCGTCGATGTGGTTTTCATTATTTCTGCAGTGATCCTTCCCAAATTAATAGAGGAAATAGCTATATGGCATGGTTCAGATGCGATAATCAAAAAGTACAAATGTACAAATACATCAATAACACCATGTATCTCATAAAAGATGTAACTTATCCTTTTACTCCATGGCAATGGTACGAAGCTAAAGTTTTATACAACCCCATGACTGGCTATCATGCAGTATGGATTAATAACACATTTGTCACTAGTTGGACAGATGCTTCTTTTTATCGTCAGGGCATAGCTATCTCACTTCGTACTGGCAACAGTAAAGTTTGGTTTGATGATTTTAAAGTCTTTTTGAATCGCCTCGACAGTGTTTTACTTACCGTTGGTACAGATTCCAACAATTTAATATGGGTTCAGAATCCCAACCCAACAACACCAGCTGCTTTGGTATCATCGCTAGTCATCGATAAATACCAACTCATTTCTAACCTTTATAGTAAAGAATTACA includes these proteins:
- a CDS encoding glycosyl hydrolase family 18 protein → MKKAIIIVFSLAFVFRNFIIAQYIPIHLLHQQEFGSITFEPSTPITSKNNSSCQLEKIIFGWHPYWSNGLEVNYQWNLISDLCYFSYEFDPATGNPTNTHNWATASVVTTALNQGKRVSLCITLFSNHGTFLTSSTARSNLITNVLNAVQNRNAHGINIDFEGVSSTYKTQLTSFIQQIADSLHQRIPNSILTVALPAVDWSNVWDIAALNSYVDYFIIMGYDYYYSGSTTAGPSAPLYTFGSFDYNYSRTITSYLNKGIPPQKLLMGVPYYGIEWQTTSLTIPSSTVTTGSSRTYKTVRTNASGNYNSANQRWEANSMSNYWAYTSAGKYYQCWVDNVKSMARKFEFINMRGLAGIGIWALGYDDGYTDFWDLIASKFSTCSNVACSDTIYDMGGPGRNYYDNENLVFTLRPTNAVRVMIQFHQFELEAGYDSLWIYDGPNTSSPLIGGYSGTNSPGNISSTQPYLTIRFRSNGTTTKIGWMATYQCIYDDIPPITSILPYSQWITDTTWIYFEDQDNTEVIYQFWNLAQFKNQTYRGDPNQGFLYETFDDSLPTNAITYVGDWTVSQSTLIQLDSSEGNTNLSFPLKQDSSHIYLYSLRFRFGSPDHTNNRRCGFHYFCSDPSQINRGNSYMAWFRCDNQKVQMYKYINNTMYLIKDVTYPFTPWQWYEAKVLYNPMTGYHAVWINNTFVTSWTDASFYRQGIAISLRTGNSKVWFDDFKVFLNRLDSVLLTVGTDSNNLIWVQNPNPTTPAALVSSLVIDKYQLISNLYSKELHVDYTPPTPVLTVNDFGLSGPDYDEIISPIPLTYNATWVPSTDAQSGLSKYILYLYKNHCHDELIYGPIEVQDTFSFLTNIESGYQYFLSIQAQNKAGLISSTTCSDGISVLLPTEIEHVKNIAYLYPNPCTSELFISASKETKAHIFDVTGQLVKEILLDTPITRIDIANLSAGFYFIKTESGEYLHFIKK